In one Diabrotica virgifera virgifera chromosome 5, PGI_DIABVI_V3a genomic region, the following are encoded:
- the LOC126884536 gene encoding protein CutA homolog isoform X1, protein MIFQKGLLISTLFLGFFRRSCVIASKDMSGEISLLNQTAHYTSGEHSVAYVTAPSEDVAKQLAHGILKNKLAACVNIIPKITSIYEWEGKINEDSEVLMMIKTRTSKVNNLTEFVKSKHPYTVCEVISLPIQNGNEAYLKWISDVVPSK, encoded by the exons ATGATATTCCAAAAAGGATTATTAATTTCTACATTGTTTCTTGG attttttagGAGATCCTGTGTAATAGCAAGCAAAGATATGTCTGGTGAAATATCGTTGTTGAATCAAACTGCTCATTATACGAGTGGCGAACATTCTGTTGCTTATGTAACGGCCCCCAGTGAAGATGTTGCTAAACAGTTGGCCCATGGAATCCTCAAGAATAAGTTAGCTGCATGTGTTAATATTATACCGAAAATTACATCAATTTACGAATGGGAAGGTAAAATAAATGAAGATTCTGAAGTACTAATGATGATTAAGACTAGGACATCAAAAGTAAATAATTTAACTGAATTCGTAAAATCAAAACATCCTTACACCGTTTGTGAAGTTATATCTCTTCCTATTCAGAATGGCAATGAGGCTTACTTGAAGTGGATAAGCGATGTAGTCCCTAGTAAATAA
- the LOC126884536 gene encoding protein CutA homolog isoform X2 — translation MSGEISLLNQTAHYTSGEHSVAYVTAPSEDVAKQLAHGILKNKLAACVNIIPKITSIYEWEGKINEDSEVLMMIKTRTSKVNNLTEFVKSKHPYTVCEVISLPIQNGNEAYLKWISDVVPSK, via the coding sequence ATGTCTGGTGAAATATCGTTGTTGAATCAAACTGCTCATTATACGAGTGGCGAACATTCTGTTGCTTATGTAACGGCCCCCAGTGAAGATGTTGCTAAACAGTTGGCCCATGGAATCCTCAAGAATAAGTTAGCTGCATGTGTTAATATTATACCGAAAATTACATCAATTTACGAATGGGAAGGTAAAATAAATGAAGATTCTGAAGTACTAATGATGATTAAGACTAGGACATCAAAAGTAAATAATTTAACTGAATTCGTAAAATCAAAACATCCTTACACCGTTTGTGAAGTTATATCTCTTCCTATTCAGAATGGCAATGAGGCTTACTTGAAGTGGATAAGCGATGTAGTCCCTAGTAAATAA